From a single Bacillus sp. NEB1478 genomic region:
- a CDS encoding OsmC family protein, with translation MQFKMRENGFETTFEYGTLQISGNEEYGFRPFQLLVSSVAVCSGGVLRKVLERMRLRFDNIEVSAEVKRDEKEANRVTHIHLHFTIEGDQLSKEKVEKALVVTRKNCSMVQSVKDSIEITESFEIRA, from the coding sequence ATGCAATTTAAGATGAGAGAAAATGGCTTTGAAACGACGTTCGAATATGGAACACTTCAAATAAGCGGTAATGAAGAATACGGATTCCGACCTTTTCAATTGCTTGTTTCGTCTGTTGCTGTTTGCAGTGGCGGTGTCTTGCGTAAAGTTTTAGAAAGAATGCGCCTTCGGTTCGATAATATAGAAGTTTCTGCAGAAGTAAAACGAGATGAGAAAGAAGCGAATAGAGTTACACATATTCATCTTCATTTTACAATTGAAGGCGATCAGTTATCGAAAGAAAAAGTAGAGAAAGCATTAGTGGTGACTCGAAAGAATTGTTCGATGGTTCAATCAGTAAAAGACAGTATTGAAATTACAGAAAGCTTTGAAATACGTGCTTAA
- the yfkAB gene encoding radical SAM/CxCxxxxC motif protein YfkAB, which produces MVLKLNKKPITPKHDPWEAYLDIETHKSLKLSNIEITTTTLCNMRCAHCAVGYTLQTKDPVPLPLELIIKRLDEIPDLRAFSITGGEPMMSLKSIKNYVVPLLKYASERGARTQINSNLTLDLARYEMIIPYLDVLHISHNWGTLEEFSETGFAMMEKKPTLAQREAYFSRLTENTQALAKAGVMVSAETMLNKRTLPYLEDIHKHVLKMGCQRHEIHPMYPVDFASTLESISLEEMRESIHRLLDIRDKKVWMLFGTLPFYACSDNEEDLQLLNRLRNEENVTVRNDPDGRSRLNLNIFDGNIIVTDFGDAPPLGNIQDTSLLKAYETWNESKLAKELSCHCSAVKCLGPNILVKHSYYPKTEFLTRQAKL; this is translated from the coding sequence ATGGTATTAAAATTAAACAAAAAACCGATAACCCCAAAACACGATCCTTGGGAAGCTTATTTAGATATAGAGACTCATAAAAGCCTTAAACTGTCTAACATAGAAATCACAACCACGACCCTTTGTAATATGCGCTGCGCTCACTGTGCTGTAGGGTATACGCTGCAAACGAAAGATCCTGTGCCGCTTCCTTTAGAGCTAATCATAAAACGTCTTGATGAAATTCCGGATTTGCGGGCGTTCAGCATCACAGGCGGTGAGCCAATGATGTCATTAAAATCAATAAAAAATTATGTGGTGCCGCTTTTAAAATATGCATCAGAACGCGGTGCACGAACACAGATTAACTCTAACCTTACTCTGGATTTAGCACGCTATGAGATGATTATTCCCTATTTAGATGTCCTTCATATCTCCCATAATTGGGGAACGCTGGAGGAGTTTTCTGAAACCGGATTTGCTATGATGGAGAAAAAACCGACACTTGCGCAAAGAGAAGCTTATTTTTCACGCTTAACTGAAAACACCCAAGCCTTAGCAAAAGCAGGTGTCATGGTTTCTGCTGAAACGATGCTGAACAAAAGGACGCTTCCTTATCTAGAAGATATACATAAACACGTCCTTAAAATGGGATGTCAGCGTCACGAAATTCATCCGATGTATCCTGTTGATTTTGCGAGTACTCTTGAATCCATCAGCTTAGAAGAAATGCGTGAAAGTATTCATCGGCTTCTTGATATCCGTGATAAAAAGGTATGGATGCTTTTTGGTACACTTCCGTTTTATGCTTGCTCTGATAATGAAGAAGATTTGCAATTACTAAACAGGCTGCGAAATGAAGAAAACGTCACAGTAAGAAACGATCCTGATGGACGCTCTCGTTTAAACTTAAATATTTTTGACGGAAATATTATCGTGACAGACTTTGGAGATGCTCCCCCACTCGGGAATATCCAAGACACTAGTCTTTTGAAGGCTTATGAAACGTGGAATGAATCAAAACTGGCAAAAGAACTAAGCTGTCATTGTTCAGCTGTAAAATGTCTCGGACCAAATATTTTGGTTAAACATTCGTATTATCCTAAAACAGAGTTTCTCACTAGACAAGCAAAGCTTTAA
- a CDS encoding fumarate hydratase, with protein MKNFQESMYKLIVETSTKLPKDVRRAILAAKLKENAGTRAAMSLDTITDNILKADENVSPICQDTGLPTFKIKVPVGANQIEMKKAIRNAIAEATKDTKLRPNSVDSITGDNSGDNLGDGTPVIKFEQWENDYIDARLILKGGGCENKNIQYSLPAELEGLGRAGRDLDGIRKCIMHSVYQAQGQGCSAGFIGVGIGGDRTSGYELAKEMLFRTVDDTNPNENLRKLEEYVMENANKLGIGTMGFGGETTLLGCKVGVINRIPASFFVSVAYNCWAYRRLGVKLNPETGEITEWLYQEGETVDFAKAEEEAAAAVEQQEDKTRSITLEAPITEEQIRELKVGDVVTINGMMHTGRDAIHKHLMDNPAPIDLNGQIIYHCGPVMAKDEEGNWVVKAAGPTTSIREEPYQGDIMKKFGIRAVIGKGGMGPKTLAALKEHGGVYLNAIGGAAQYYAECMEKVEGVDLMEFGVPEAMWHIRVNGFTAVVTMDSHGNSLHEHVEKSSLQKLEQFKEPVFK; from the coding sequence ATGAAAAATTTTCAGGAAAGCATGTATAAACTGATTGTCGAAACTTCAACCAAATTGCCAAAAGATGTACGTCGTGCCATCCTTGCAGCGAAGCTAAAAGAAAATGCCGGTACACGAGCTGCGATGTCTTTAGATACGATCACGGATAATATTCTAAAAGCTGACGAGAATGTTTCACCGATCTGCCAGGACACAGGACTTCCTACATTTAAAATAAAAGTTCCAGTCGGCGCGAACCAAATCGAGATGAAAAAAGCAATTCGTAATGCGATCGCTGAAGCGACAAAGGATACGAAGCTGCGGCCAAACTCAGTTGATTCGATCACAGGCGATAACAGTGGTGACAACCTGGGTGATGGAACGCCGGTTATCAAGTTCGAACAATGGGAAAATGATTACATTGATGCGCGTCTCATTCTAAAAGGCGGCGGCTGTGAAAATAAAAACATACAGTACAGCCTTCCTGCAGAATTAGAAGGATTAGGCCGTGCTGGCCGTGATCTGGACGGAATCCGTAAGTGTATCATGCATTCGGTTTACCAAGCGCAGGGCCAAGGCTGCAGTGCAGGTTTTATCGGTGTTGGAATCGGAGGAGACCGTACTTCGGGATATGAGCTGGCAAAAGAGATGCTTTTCCGTACGGTTGATGATACGAATCCGAACGAAAACCTGCGCAAGCTTGAAGAATATGTAATGGAAAATGCTAATAAGCTAGGAATCGGAACGATGGGATTTGGCGGAGAAACAACTTTGCTTGGGTGTAAAGTCGGTGTAATTAATCGTATTCCTGCAAGTTTCTTTGTTTCTGTTGCTTATAACTGCTGGGCTTACCGCCGTTTAGGAGTGAAATTGAATCCTGAAACAGGTGAAATTACAGAGTGGCTATATCAAGAAGGGGAAACGGTAGATTTTGCTAAAGCTGAAGAAGAAGCGGCAGCAGCGGTAGAACAGCAAGAAGATAAGACTAGAAGCATAACATTAGAAGCTCCAATTACGGAAGAACAAATTCGTGAATTAAAAGTTGGAGATGTAGTAACTATTAACGGGATGATGCATACAGGCCGTGATGCGATTCATAAGCATCTCATGGACAACCCGGCTCCAATTGATCTGAACGGACAAATTATTTACCATTGCGGTCCTGTAATGGCGAAAGATGAAGAAGGCAACTGGGTTGTGAAAGCAGCAGGACCAACAACGAGTATTCGTGAGGAGCCGTATCAAGGCGATATCATGAAAAAGTTCGGAATTCGTGCCGTTATTGGTAAAGGCGGAATGGGACCGAAAACTCTCGCTGCTCTTAAAGAACACGGCGGTGTTTACTTGAACGCAATCGGTGGAGCTGCACAGTACTACGCGGAATGTATGGAAAAAGTGGAAGGTGTAGATCTCATGGAATTCGGTGTTCCAGAAGCAATGTGGCACATACGTGTTAATGGATTCACAGCTGTAGTAACGATGGATTCCCATGGAAACAGCCTTCATGAACATGTTGAGAAATCTTCCCTGCAAAAACTTGAGCAATTTAAAGAACCGGTATTTAAATAA
- the rlmD gene encoding 23S rRNA (uracil(1939)-C(5))-methyltransferase RlmD produces MNKVVNPIMNIGQTFPLNIKRIGINGEGIGFYKRQVVFVPGALPGEEIEVEITKVFPNRGEGKIKKIKKKSKHRVTPPCPIYETCGGCQLQHLEYPAQLKEKRDLVSQAFERYTKISKNDLSIGKTIGMKEPWYYRNKSQFQVGQIDQTVIAGLYSSNTHKLINIDHCLVQHEDTNIVTNKVKQIIQDLNIQVYNEKKRTGFIRTIVVRTAFKTDEIQIVIVTAKEDFPKKELFFKEIKKRIPQVTSCVQNVNDEKTSLIFGNKTEGIYGKKTITEHLGSLSFELSARAFFQLNPSQTVKLYEEVKKQAKLSGKEKVVDAYCGSGTIGMWLASGAKEIRGMDMIKESILDAQKNAKKHGIKNVKYETGKAENLLPQWVKEGWRPDVVVVDPPRTGCDESFLKTVAQIKPKRMVYVSCNPSTLAKDVHMLISKGFVVEQVTPVDMFPQTAQVEAVCTLVYKG; encoded by the coding sequence ATGAATAAAGTGGTAAACCCCATTATGAATATAGGACAGACTTTCCCGTTAAACATTAAGCGAATCGGAATTAACGGCGAAGGTATCGGATTTTATAAACGACAGGTAGTTTTTGTACCTGGAGCATTGCCCGGTGAAGAAATCGAAGTTGAGATAACGAAAGTGTTCCCAAACCGGGGAGAAGGCAAAATTAAAAAAATCAAAAAGAAATCAAAACACCGGGTGACTCCTCCTTGTCCGATATATGAGACATGCGGCGGGTGCCAGCTTCAACATTTAGAGTACCCAGCACAGCTGAAAGAGAAAAGGGATCTCGTTAGTCAAGCTTTTGAAAGGTATACTAAGATTTCAAAAAATGATCTTTCCATCGGAAAAACAATCGGTATGAAAGAACCATGGTATTACAGGAACAAAAGTCAGTTTCAAGTTGGACAGATCGACCAAACTGTAATCGCAGGATTGTATAGCAGCAATACACATAAATTAATCAATATTGACCATTGCCTAGTTCAGCATGAAGATACAAATATCGTTACGAATAAAGTAAAACAAATCATTCAAGATTTAAATATCCAAGTGTACAACGAAAAAAAACGCACTGGTTTTATCCGGACAATTGTTGTCAGAACTGCTTTTAAAACAGATGAAATTCAAATCGTAATCGTTACAGCCAAGGAAGATTTTCCGAAGAAAGAGCTGTTCTTCAAAGAAATAAAAAAACGTATTCCACAAGTAACATCATGCGTTCAAAACGTAAATGATGAAAAAACGTCATTAATCTTTGGGAATAAAACAGAAGGAATCTACGGGAAAAAGACGATTACTGAGCATCTGGGCAGCTTAAGCTTTGAACTTTCTGCGCGAGCCTTTTTTCAATTAAATCCTTCACAGACGGTCAAGCTGTATGAGGAAGTGAAAAAACAAGCAAAACTCTCGGGGAAAGAAAAGGTTGTGGATGCTTATTGCGGATCCGGAACAATTGGCATGTGGCTTGCATCTGGAGCAAAAGAGATAAGAGGAATGGATATGATAAAAGAATCCATTCTCGATGCACAGAAAAACGCTAAAAAGCATGGAATTAAGAATGTAAAATATGAAACAGGGAAAGCTGAAAATTTACTTCCACAATGGGTTAAAGAAGGATGGCGCCCAGATGTTGTTGTAGTGGATCCGCCTAGAACCGGCTGTGATGAATCATTTTTAAAAACTGTAGCGCAGATCAAGCCGAAAAGAATGGTTTATGTATCTTGTAATCCATCAACACTTGCTAAAGATGTCCACATGTTGATAAGTAAGGGTTTCGTTGTAGAACAAGTAACACCTGTGGATATGTTTCCGCAGACCGCACAAGTAGAAGCAGTATGTACACTTGTGTATAAAGGCTAA
- a CDS encoding helix-turn-helix domain-containing protein, whose translation MDYNTMCPKYEVAIEIIGKKWTGLIIRVLMGGPKRFKDIKSQIPEMSDRMLTERMKELESVGIVKRHVYPETPVRIEYALTEKGNSLKTIINEIQTWSEQWVDHCTASE comes from the coding sequence ATGGATTACAACACGATGTGTCCGAAATATGAAGTCGCTATTGAGATAATCGGGAAAAAATGGACAGGACTCATCATCAGAGTTCTGATGGGCGGTCCAAAACGCTTTAAAGATATTAAGTCACAGATTCCTGAGATGAGTGACCGGATGCTTACAGAGCGCATGAAAGAATTAGAATCAGTCGGAATCGTAAAGCGCCACGTTTACCCTGAGACACCAGTGCGTATTGAATATGCATTAACGGAAAAAGGAAATTCTTTAAAAACGATCATTAATGAAATTCAAACGTGGAGCGAGCAGTGGGTTGACCACTGTACAGCATCCGAATAA
- a CDS encoding DedA family protein, translated as MEELILSFVDFLKQFSYFGLIAALTFEFVPAELVLPLAGYWVYEGDMNFWLAVLAGTFGGTLGPLTLYALGRYGGRPFLMKYGKYVFIKEKEINAADRFFEKYGAGVAFFGRFLPGVRTTISIPCGMAKMNVWAFSIYTFIAMLPITAFYIYLGQKFGPNWKSVGAKSEEYMLPVAVTIVAAVVLFILFKKTRKKFAS; from the coding sequence ATGGAAGAACTTATACTCTCATTTGTTGACTTTTTAAAGCAATTTTCTTATTTTGGATTAATTGCCGCATTAACATTTGAATTTGTTCCTGCAGAGCTTGTATTGCCGCTAGCAGGCTATTGGGTATATGAAGGGGATATGAACTTTTGGCTGGCCGTATTAGCTGGAACATTCGGCGGGACTCTCGGACCGTTAACTTTATATGCATTAGGACGTTATGGGGGAAGACCGTTTTTGATGAAGTACGGCAAATATGTATTTATAAAAGAGAAAGAAATAAATGCTGCTGACCGTTTTTTTGAAAAATACGGTGCTGGTGTCGCGTTTTTTGGAAGATTTCTTCCTGGGGTAAGAACGACAATATCGATACCATGCGGGATGGCTAAAATGAACGTTTGGGCGTTTTCGATTTATACGTTCATTGCAATGCTTCCAATCACGGCATTTTATATTTATCTTGGACAAAAATTCGGACCGAACTGGAAAAGTGTTGGAGCAAAATCAGAAGAATATATGCTCCCTGTAGCTGTGACTATTGTGGCTGCAGTCGTGCTTTTTATTTTATTTAAGAAAACGAGAAAGAAATTTGCTTCCTGA
- a CDS encoding TlpA disulfide reductase family protein yields the protein MRLRADMPEFNGATEWINGEVKKSDLIGDKPTLVHFWSVSCGLCKEAMPNINKFRDDFKDELNVIAVHMPRSEKDLDIDQIKEVAAEHDITQPIFVDNDHTLTDAFENEYVPAYYVFDAEGKLRHFQAGGDGMKMLTKRVNRVLGKETK from the coding sequence ATGAGATTACGTGCTGATATGCCTGAATTTAATGGTGCAACAGAATGGATAAATGGAGAAGTTAAAAAAAGTGACCTTATTGGGGACAAGCCTACTTTGGTTCACTTTTGGTCAGTAAGTTGCGGTTTATGTAAAGAAGCTATGCCAAATATCAATAAATTCCGTGATGACTTCAAAGACGAACTCAATGTAATAGCCGTTCATATGCCCCGTTCCGAAAAGGATTTAGACATTGATCAAATAAAAGAAGTGGCTGCAGAACATGATATTACTCAGCCTATTTTCGTTGATAATGATCATACATTAACTGACGCATTTGAAAATGAATATGTACCTGCATATTATGTTTTCGATGCAGAAGGAAAACTGCGTCATTTCCAAGCTGGCGGAGACGGAATGAAAATGTTAACGAAGCGTGTTAATCGAGTATTAGGCAAGGAAACAAAGTAA
- a CDS encoding YihY/virulence factor BrkB family protein has translation MTLWHILKHMKAKAFGIEFMHGFKKGDVTGLAAQLAYYFLLSLFPFLIFLLTLGAFFIKPAEALNMLEHYVPSEAMDSVGENLQTVLEGRNGGLLSIGIIATLWSASNAINAVIKTLNEAYGVEECRGFIKTRLLALFLTIGVIFAFIIALVFPVFGKMLGNIAFSYLGLDEAFMQIWGVIRWIISFLLISTFVSVLYYLAPCKKLKFTEIWYGSLVATFLWQIVSLGFAFYVDHFGNYSATYGSIGAIIVLMLWFYLTGLVLLSGGVLNATFHKFKIDFAKKRGLLKADS, from the coding sequence TTGACGTTATGGCACATTCTTAAACATATGAAAGCAAAAGCATTCGGGATTGAATTTATGCACGGATTTAAAAAAGGAGATGTAACGGGTTTGGCAGCACAGCTCGCATATTATTTTCTTTTATCTTTATTTCCGTTTCTCATTTTTTTATTAACACTTGGAGCGTTCTTTATTAAACCTGCTGAGGCGTTGAATATGCTTGAACATTATGTACCATCAGAAGCGATGGATTCTGTAGGTGAAAATTTACAGACAGTTCTTGAGGGAAGAAATGGAGGATTATTGTCCATTGGGATCATAGCAACGTTATGGTCTGCATCAAACGCCATTAATGCTGTTATCAAAACGTTAAATGAAGCTTATGGGGTAGAGGAATGCAGAGGTTTTATCAAGACAAGATTACTTGCCTTGTTTTTAACGATTGGCGTAATCTTTGCTTTTATCATTGCTCTTGTTTTTCCGGTTTTCGGAAAAATGCTAGGCAATATTGCTTTTTCATATTTAGGACTTGATGAAGCTTTTATGCAAATTTGGGGAGTTATAAGATGGATAATCAGTTTTTTACTAATCTCTACGTTTGTTTCTGTATTATATTATTTAGCACCTTGTAAAAAACTTAAATTTACCGAAATTTGGTACGGCTCACTCGTGGCAACATTTTTATGGCAAATAGTATCTTTGGGTTTTGCTTTTTATGTTGATCACTTTGGTAATTATTCTGCAACTTATGGAAGTATCGGTGCAATTATCGTATTGATGCTTTGGTTTTACTTAACAGGACTTGTTCTGCTTTCAGGCGGTGTTCTTAATGCGACCTTCCATAAATTCAAAATAGATTTTGCCAAGAAAAGGGGCTTGTTAAAGGCTGATTCATAG
- a CDS encoding VanZ family protein, producing MNSKRIRVIFSIFGALIFAVYFAILIYATLFTFNHYVYGKSANLVLFDSIRLMWRSGDYWLIFKNVIGNVLLFFPLGMLLPLVFRFFDSWRVMFVIGFGTSFVIEFLQYEYAHRIFDIDDILLNGMGALVGLILYKFFAFIFRVIERNLFKRKKKK from the coding sequence GTGAACTCGAAAAGAATAAGAGTTATTTTTAGCATTTTCGGTGCACTGATTTTTGCTGTGTACTTTGCCATTCTAATTTATGCTACACTTTTTACGTTTAACCATTATGTTTACGGAAAATCAGCAAACCTTGTTTTGTTTGATAGCATCCGTCTTATGTGGAGAAGTGGAGATTATTGGCTAATATTTAAGAATGTTATCGGAAATGTACTATTATTCTTCCCGCTTGGAATGCTGCTGCCGTTAGTATTTCGTTTCTTTGATTCGTGGCGAGTCATGTTTGTGATTGGATTCGGTACAAGTTTTGTTATTGAATTCCTGCAATATGAATATGCACATCGGATATTTGATATCGATGACATTTTACTTAATGGTATGGGCGCATTAGTGGGGTTGATTCTTTATAAATTTTTCGCATTTATATTTAGAGTCATTGAACGCAATTTATTTAAACGAAAAAAGAAAAAATAA
- a CDS encoding MFS transporter: protein MQLSTYKFSVLVSIVFISGFAQGMLLPLIAVIFEQNGTSASLNGFHATALYIGILLASPFIEKPLRRFGYKPLIIIGLIAVILCFFLFPFWKVFWFWFVLRLVIGIGDHMLHFSTQTWITSNSPDTNRGRNISIYGIAFGAGFGIGPLMTKMLEVNANLPFWLAAGLCFLSFLLMTTIRNEKPETISAKSAGITAFSRYRKVIKIAWVSLLPPFAYGFLESTLHGSFPVFALRNGISLDWVAAVLPSFVLGGLLFQLPLGILSDKMGRKPILIFSFVLGFFSFLGTFWALHSFWMLFVLFFLSGMFTGSMFSMGIAYMSDLLPKYDLPAGNILAGISFSIGSMTGPLIGGSFINLFKEGAFVISICGMLLVLCLPILFIKAQPKKELQTKTA from the coding sequence ATGCAGCTTTCAACTTATAAATTTTCAGTTTTAGTCAGCATTGTTTTTATTTCTGGTTTTGCACAAGGAATGCTGCTTCCTTTAATCGCAGTCATTTTTGAGCAAAATGGTACATCCGCTTCTCTAAACGGATTTCATGCTACAGCATTATATATCGGTATATTGCTGGCTTCTCCCTTTATAGAAAAACCGCTAAGAAGATTTGGGTATAAGCCTCTTATTATAATTGGTTTGATCGCTGTCATATTATGTTTTTTCTTATTTCCTTTCTGGAAAGTTTTCTGGTTTTGGTTTGTCTTAAGGCTGGTTATCGGAATTGGGGATCATATGCTGCATTTTTCTACCCAAACATGGATCACATCGAACAGCCCAGATACTAACCGAGGACGTAATATCTCCATATACGGAATTGCTTTCGGTGCGGGGTTTGGGATTGGACCTTTAATGACGAAAATGCTCGAAGTTAATGCCAACCTCCCATTTTGGCTTGCAGCAGGACTTTGCTTTCTTTCCTTTTTATTAATGACGACCATTCGAAATGAAAAGCCCGAGACAATTTCAGCAAAATCTGCTGGCATAACAGCGTTCTCCAGGTACAGAAAAGTTATTAAAATTGCATGGGTTTCTTTGCTTCCGCCATTTGCATACGGATTTCTCGAATCAACCCTTCATGGATCATTTCCTGTATTTGCTCTGCGTAACGGGATCAGTTTAGACTGGGTAGCTGCTGTCCTGCCCTCGTTTGTATTAGGGGGTCTGTTATTTCAGCTGCCGCTTGGAATTTTAAGCGATAAAATGGGCCGCAAACCGATTCTTATATTCTCATTCGTGCTTGGTTTTTTCTCATTCTTAGGGACATTTTGGGCTCTTCATTCATTCTGGATGCTTTTTGTACTTTTCTTCTTATCCGGGATGTTTACAGGTTCGATGTTTTCGATGGGCATTGCTTATATGAGTGATTTACTCCCAAAATATGATCTGCCTGCTGGAAATATTTTAGCGGGAATCAGTTTCAGTATCGGAAGCATGACAGGTCCGTTAATCGGAGGCAGTTTTATTAATTTATTTAAAGAAGGTGCCTTTGTAATTTCAATTTGCGGAATGTTATTAGTCCTCTGTCTGCCAATTTTGTTTATAAAAGCTCAACCTAAAAAGGAACTTCAAACAAAAACAGCCTAA
- a CDS encoding SE1561 family protein encodes MGNSIQDKSSQKEYIKTRIDLLMDVLDAIDAETAGIDEIDKIIGMLDDLEMKCKQFRHDWEEQ; translated from the coding sequence ATGGGTAACTCTATTCAAGATAAATCCTCTCAAAAAGAATATATAAAAACACGCATCGATTTATTAATGGATGTTCTAGATGCTATTGATGCAGAGACTGCAGGTATCGATGAAATCGACAAAATTATAGGAATGCTGGATGACCTGGAAATGAAGTGTAAGCAATTCCGTCATGACTGGGAAGAACAGTAG
- a CDS encoding GlsB/YeaQ/YmgE family stress response membrane protein produces MSFLWALIIGGIIGWLAGLLTGRDVPGGIIGNIIAGFVGAWLGGLVLGDWGPTVAGFAIVPAIIGAIVVVLIVSWIMRSMRSRA; encoded by the coding sequence ATGAGTTTTTTATGGGCACTTATTATAGGAGGAATTATTGGTTGGTTAGCCGGTCTATTAACAGGGCGTGACGTACCGGGTGGTATTATCGGTAACATTATCGCTGGTTTCGTTGGAGCTTGGCTAGGTGGACTTGTATTAGGTGACTGGGGTCCTACGGTAGCAGGATTTGCTATTGTTCCAGCTATTATTGGAGCAATCGTGGTTGTACTTATCGTAAGCTGGATTATGCGCAGTATGCGTAGCCGTGCTTAA
- the pdaA gene encoding delta-lactam-biosynthetic de-N-acetylase, which yields MKINRLLCFLLIPLILFLQPEISFAQRGLSNQRLEWYFEKKGNEKPPVTDSRYLELIKKYDSLFLGDTAKKDIYLTFDNGYENGYSDDVLDVLKRKKVPAAFFVTGQFMKTHPHLIKRMAEEGHIIGNHSYYHPDLTQVSDERLIKELEKVKLRYAEITGKKEMKYIRPPRGVFSERTIALAKKEGYTHVFWSLAFLDWETNKQRGWKYSYDQITKQIHPGSILLLHTVSRDNAEALESVIEALQKRGYTFKSLDDLQMRSSVSPILTRP from the coding sequence ATGAAGATCAATCGGCTCCTTTGCTTTTTATTAATTCCGTTGATACTTTTCCTACAGCCGGAAATTTCTTTTGCGCAAAGAGGTTTATCGAATCAGCGGCTGGAATGGTACTTTGAAAAAAAGGGGAACGAGAAGCCTCCAGTCACAGATTCAAGGTATTTGGAACTTATAAAAAAATATGATAGCCTTTTTCTGGGCGATACTGCCAAAAAAGATATTTATTTAACGTTTGATAACGGATACGAAAATGGATATTCGGACGATGTGTTAGATGTTTTAAAGCGTAAAAAAGTGCCTGCTGCCTTCTTTGTAACCGGACAATTTATGAAAACCCACCCTCACCTAATAAAGCGAATGGCTGAAGAAGGTCATATAATCGGCAATCACTCTTATTATCATCCTGATCTGACACAAGTATCCGATGAACGTTTAATAAAGGAATTAGAAAAAGTTAAGTTGCGATATGCGGAAATAACCGGCAAAAAAGAAATGAAGTATATACGGCCGCCAAGGGGCGTATTCAGCGAAAGAACGATCGCTCTTGCGAAAAAAGAAGGATATACTCACGTGTTTTGGTCACTTGCATTCCTTGATTGGGAAACGAATAAACAGCGCGGCTGGAAATATTCCTATGACCAAATAACAAAACAGATTCATCCAGGAAGTATTCTGCTGCTGCATACTGTTTCAAGAGATAATGCAGAAGCACTAGAAAGCGTAATCGAAGCATTGCAGAAAAGAGGTTATACATTCAAAAGCCTTGATGACCTGCAGATGAGAAGTTCTGTTTCGCCGATTTTAACAAGACCATAA
- a CDS encoding YfkD family protein has protein sequence MKKRILIIIFVMLFAFSSQAIAAEKPAAEKPVKQTEKLPEKMAKKADIKVPGSVLSISKENTYPNSAQDLPYLEPSKLAKSMLKTSEVPITNPDLIRLLNESSINASKVAFWYRAKIYLGQWPLSYQSTETTVNWEHQQINTNRLDNRGAKSVAKLSYNQTAYKKVSGGLTAAIPNSEAVQKMMLIAAAEKSRLPLAFSTAIGAGTKKSNTYHVSPKQVGYLYSYVPAVNERGRVTYGEVYIVLKGGKRQILVQNVTQQGIGAWIPVQDHVSFRFHAGNM, from the coding sequence ATGAAAAAGAGAATTCTTATTATTATATTTGTAATGCTATTTGCATTTTCCAGTCAGGCAATTGCTGCCGAAAAACCTGCTGCTGAGAAACCAGTAAAGCAAACAGAAAAGCTGCCTGAAAAGATGGCGAAAAAAGCAGATATTAAAGTACCTGGGTCTGTACTAAGCATTTCTAAAGAAAACACATACCCGAATTCAGCTCAAGATCTGCCTTACTTGGAACCAAGCAAGCTTGCAAAATCAATGCTTAAAACATCTGAAGTCCCGATAACTAACCCTGATCTGATTCGTCTTTTAAATGAATCCAGCATTAATGCATCAAAGGTAGCTTTTTGGTATCGTGCAAAAATTTACTTAGGTCAGTGGCCGTTATCTTATCAATCAACTGAAACGACCGTTAACTGGGAGCACCAGCAAATTAATACGAATCGCTTGGATAATCGCGGTGCTAAATCGGTAGCTAAATTATCCTATAACCAAACCGCATATAAAAAAGTATCAGGCGGATTAACTGCAGCTATTCCAAATAGTGAAGCTGTACAAAAAATGATGCTTATTGCGGCAGCCGAAAAATCCAGATTGCCGCTAGCTTTTTCTACAGCAATTGGGGCAGGAACAAAGAAATCAAATACGTACCATGTATCTCCAAAACAGGTTGGGTACTTGTACAGTTATGTACCAGCTGTAAATGAAAGAGGACGTGTAACATACGGAGAGGTATATATTGTCTTAAAGGGCGGAAAAAGACAGATACTTGTACAAAACGTTACACAGCAAGGCATTGGGGCATGGATTCCGGTACAAGATCACGTTTCATTCCGGTTTCATGCAGGAAATATGTAA